AAAAAATGTAATAAAAATACCAATGGATATGACTGTGATTAAGATTAAGAACATGATACTGCCGTAATCCCTTTTCTTGAGTAATATGAAGCCTATGATAAGTAAGGTCAAAAAACCAATAAAAATACCCATTCTTGATATGGTAAAAAAAAGCCCGAAGATTATAATAATCGATGTCACCTTGAAAAAAATGCTCTTTTTTATTAAACCATAATAGATAGTCAAAGGGATAAAAAATAAAAAATAGCCTGCAAGGGTGCTCTCATTGAGAAACGATGCAAACGGCACATTCTTTTTACTGAGAAAAAACGCCTCTTTTCCTTCTGTGAATATTACCTTTAAACTGGGAAAGAGAAATAAAAACTGAAATACCATTATAAAAACCACAAGGGTCATAGATACAACTAAAGCTTTTATTAAAATTTCCTTTTCTTTATATAAATAAAAGATAAAAATGCTTGCCATCATCCATGCAATAGAATTAATTTCTATAAGACTATTATAGAGATTCCAGGTATAGACAAGACTCAATAAGTTAAAGAAGATAAACGGGGAGATGAAAATCGCTAATGTATTGAGGCCATTGGCTGAATTTAAAATAGATTTATTTCTTTTATGTTCTTCATAAAATATCATTAAAACTGAAATGACAAGGAGCATTGAGAATGTGGTCTCTATCCAGAATCTGTCAATAGTAATATAAAATAATGTAAGGTGGTTTCCTCCGAGAAATGGAATAAGAAAAAAAGCCAGCGGCGGAATGATTCGACTCAAACTAAGGTCTTTTATGTATCTTTTTTTCAAATTTTTTGTCCTTACTTTTAAATGATAAATATAAAAAGGTCAACAATTAATATAAAAATATAAAATTACATTAAATTTAAAATAAGAGGATATAATACTTGCGCACCTTTTTTATTCCTTATGATAACCTCAGCTTCATATTTTCCTGGAGAAACATCTTTTACATTCCATGTTACTTCCCCTGTTCCTTGATTTATAGTCATGTCCTTAGGGGCTTTATTGAAAGCAAAAGACAGTCCTTCCTTTTCTTCTGTCAGAATCTTAAAAACCATAATCTGGTTTTCTATCTTCGGTTCTGTATGACCCAATACCTTTGGCACTGTAGATTGGACGGTTAAACTAAAAAATCTTGGCTTACCCATCAAGTCTTTCCTAAACGGTGTTATTGTAACACCAATAGTGTCTCCTTCTTTAAAACCCGAAATACTATCATTGTTATAATCTTCAATCGTTTTTTCATTGATTTTCCATTGATATTTATAGTTTATGGCAGGATTCTTCTTGTCAATTATGACCTTAATTATATCCTTATTATCTGACGATATAAGCTCAAGCCTTGCCTTTTCCACATAAGGAATAGATGTTGTCTCCATCCTTTTTCCTTCTGTTTCTTTTTTTGGAATAGAGGTTTCTCCTGTAAGCTCCTTCTGTTCTTCTTTATCTTTTACATAAAATACAAAAAAAAGGATTAAAAGAATTATTATTATGCCAATAGAATAATATAGAAATCTCCTGTCTATCTTAAATCTTACATTCTTTTTTTTAATCGACCGATTTTGTTTTGTCTTTTTAATAGGCATAGAGGACTTCTAATTGTGCCCTTTCTGTGGGATTCTGTTGTTTTTCGCCCTGCACCTCAATACTATACATATATGGAAAATGTTGGGGGGTAATTACACCGCTGGCAGATTCCGTTACACCTGTTCCCTCAAGTGCTACGCCTCCTGTATTAGTATTACCCGCAACAGTATCTGTTATCTTTACATACACATCATATGGAGCACCTAACGTAGACTTTAAGGTTAATTTCAAGTCGGCAGAATTTTTTATGTTTGTGTCAGAAACACAGGTTGTGTGCCAGGAAGATGTGGCTGAAAGGAGCTTGCTGCTGAAGCATGCATTTGTTGCAACCCCTGTGACTGCAGTATTTGTAGAAAGATTAAAGGCGCTTAAAGCAGAACTAATAGAACTTCCTGGAGTGGAAGTTGCAATACTGATTGAGGTTGGGATAAAATCCTTTAAAAAGAAATCAACGGTGCCATATGATGCCTCTTTTGCTGTTTTGTAATTCTTTTCAAGAACAGAAACTTCTGTCCCTCTTCCGAGAAAATATAGTATAGCCCCTACCAGTAAAGAAGATATGAGAATAATCATTAACACAAGCACCATTGCCACACCTTTTTTGTGTTTAAAACTTTGTCTTTTCATAGAGTCTTTGGCTTTATAACAAGGATATGTTGTTTCCATCTATAATTCTGCCAGCCTGTTCCAATTATTGAGGGTAGATTAAAATCCCTCCCCTGCCCGAATTCTCCCACAGTTATCGTGCTTGTTGGATATGTATAATAGTTATCCTTTCCACCATCGTGGGTTAGAATATAAACTCTTACCTCTTTAACCCTTTTCCTGATAGTTGTGGCTGAAAGACCTGATAAACTATTAGAATAAGTTTCGGCAATACCGTCTTCATTATTATCAAGGGCGAATATAACCTGCATGTCTGCTACGCAGTCAAGGATGGGCATTTCAACTAAGTTGCCATCTGATTGATTGACTACTGCCTTATACAATATACCAGTATTTGAGGCACATCTTTTAGGAACAGACGATGTAGTAGGTATCTTTATATAATAATCTGTTCTATTAAAAGGCATTCTAAGGTCTGTGCTGGTGTCTACACCGTAGATCATATATCTTTCTCCTGAATTCTGTGGTGAAAAATTAGAAGAAAAAGAGGTGGCATTAAAGTTTGTGTAGAAATTTCCATCTGCATCTACTATCAATTCATTACTGCTATAAATATCTTTTGGTGGTTTAATGACAATTACCCTGTTGCCGTTATTTAGATTCTGACTCGATGAACTCCACTGTTTTGGCACAGGTTTATTCTCAAAGGTTATATAAGTCCATTTTGTGCATGCATTATTTGTGGCAGCAACTAATGATTTGATGACAAGATAATCAGAATTGTTAAGTCCTGCATTGTTACCTAATACAAAAGGTCTTGGAACACCGGTGGGTGCATCATTATATGTGCTTGAAGGTGATGTAGATGCCTCATTGTAATTTATGGATGTTTTATAGCTTTCAGGAAGACCGTAACCTGCATGCTCAATATCATAGACAAGTATTCCAAAACCTATAAAGCTGTCCATCTGTGTGGATATGATACCCATCTCCTGGCCCGCCTGCTTAAGGACATTTTTAAAAGTATCGGAACTTATAGCCACTATGATTGCGAGGATGGTTAATGCAACAAGGAGTTCTATTAAGGTAAAACCTTTCTTGTTGCAGATTTTTTTCATCTTCATTTAACCTCTATTTATTATTGAACGCACAGAATGGTTCCACACCTTATTAGTAATTTTCCAGCTAACCGATACCTCCACAGAGGAGCTATTTCCTGACATGGCAGCAACACTCCATTCTACGTTAAAAGTCCTTTCAAAATTTTTTATTTTCCTGGTAACCGTGGCACTTCCAGAAGTAAGGGATGTGTATGATATATTCCTTAATTCGTTCATCTTCTGCTCAGCAATCTTTATTGATTCATCCCTGCATAGATTATTTAAATTATATTGGGTATACAAAAGCAGGCCCTCAAGGGCACCGAGCATCCCTATGGTAAGAATAGTTATGGCTACCAGAACCTCAGTTAATGTAAAACCTTTGTTATTGCGTTTCACAGTTTGCATCATTACACCCGGAAGATTGGTTTTTTATCTTGCCCATATTAATCTTTGTTCGAGAGACCTTAATACAATCATATGTAGGATTAACTTTAGAATATATGCAGACCGTTGTAGTGGTATTGGAGTAGCCTCTTGCATTGAAACTTATAAAACCTCCTCCGCTGGCTGTTATAGGATGAACAAACTGACCATGGGAGGTAAAAAGTACATCAGGATTCTTCTGTGCCCGGAGGACAACAGCATCTGTTCCTGTATCTAAGACCTCGTTTTCATTGGTATCCACATAGCCTATATAATCATTGGAGGTCAATTCCATAAAAGTCATCCTATTAGACCTCATTGCCATCAATCTTAATTTTATAAGGTCAGAATATATGGCTCTTGTCTGATTATTTATCTCGTTTTTCATTACAAAATTTCTATATCCAAAGACAGATATGCCGGCAAGGATACCTACTATGATGACAACTACCATAAGCTCAATAAGAGAGAATCCTTTATCCCTTTTCATCTTTCCTTTATATGGATTATCTTTTTCATTGGTCTTGGCCCTATGACCACAGATAATCCCTGCCCCCTTGGTGGCATACCTGTTATTGCCGATGTTCTTCTCCCTTCTTTTTCAGAAAAAGCGGAGCTTAGCTGTAATTCCTTTATCTCTCCTGTGGATACCTGAAGGAGACCCTTCCCTAACAAGCCTGTTGCACCGCCACCTGTTTTATAATCCACTGCCCATATATATGTATTTCCACCTACCGCACAAATATCGGCAGATGGTCTAAAGGTGGTAAAAAATACAACGCCACTGAAAATTGCAAGGGGGTCTGTTATGACCCTTTCCTGGAGGTTGGTAGAATCAGGTTGATCAAGATTTATATACCAGCCTGAGTATATAGAATCCAATGTGGATGAAGGGCTTGATGTCTGATTTTTAAGATTTGATTCTGTAACTGAAGAAGAGCATGAGGTATCTAATGTATTTGAAGATGAGTAACACGGTTCTTTCAATCCATATACCCGTCGTATTGTAGTTGAGTCAGATGTGCTTCCAGGGTCATCTATATTTGTCCCCATCTTATAAAAATACCTCCCTGTGCCAAAATAAAGCCATAATTTACCGTTATTTCTATCCTGTAATTTAGCTACCGCTGCTGTAACAGGACCGATGTTATCTATCACCGAATTTACCACCCAATTACCTACATTTTCGCTTTCTTTAGTTAAAAGCCTTATTACACCTCCTTTAGTCCATGTGGAACTGGAGGTGCATGGTGAATCTGCACATTTTGTATATCCAATATAGACCACATCATCCTTATAAAAACCAGAGGAGCTTGTATTTCCTTTATCTATATCAAGGGTAGAATTAATGATTGAACCCCCAAAGGCATTTGTTATCCCCGTGTCTATCTTCCTTTCTAAATTCCCTGTTTTTAAATCAAGGACAAACAACCTCAACTGCTGGTCTGATTTACCTAAAAACTGACGATAAGCAGTATTTATTGGGCCTGTAGGGCCTGATGCAAATACTACATACCACTTTCCGTTTTTTGAATAATCACCTACCCTTATTATAGCTGGTCCAGAGGTAGACATACCGAGTTCAGAATGTGAAAACTCCCATAGAAGCACAGGATTATCTGGGTCTGTGACATCTATGGCAAAATAAGAGGAATAACCTAAATCTGAGACAGGGGTTTTAATGCAGTCAGTGCAAGATGACCCATAATTTCTTGTGGCTCCCCCAAAACCCATACCACCTATAAGTATAGTCCTCCAACTATTTACGGTCTTTGTATCATTATCGTTGCCGTTTATACTGGCATCAACAAGAAATGTGGATGAATCTACATAATATAAATGACAGTAATCTTCCGCTGCAAAGTATTTAAGATAAGGCAATGCATGTTTTGGTATGAATGCCCATATTTCTTTTCCCAAATCAGAACCCTCTAATTTACCCCTTTCATATTGACCCTTGCCTGACCAGTTCTGTTTGAGATTCCCCAAATAAAAGGCATGGAGCATCCCATCGTTTGCCCCCACATAGGCAACACCCCTATTTTTATAACTATTTTGATTTACAAACTCATAATAAGTGGCATCATTATAACCGTTGGGCGGATTCTGATGGTAAGTATTAACTGGCGAGAACGATTGTATCCTCGGTGTAGAATTTATAATATCCCCTAATTTCCATGTTCCTGTTATGCTGCTTATAGTTACCGTCCTATTTCTGTATCCACTTTTATCTATACCATGGACATAATTTATAAGGTCTTGGGTATCGGTTAGGCTTCCCACATTGAGATATGACTGTAATGCTGCAGCATTGCTTGTGGAAAAATTTACCAATGAACCGCTTAGCTGAGTATATATAGACCTTGGGGACGTAGATACATTTCTTTCAAACAGAACCTTTCCTGCCTCCCACAGATTTTTTACCTCCTCAATATTAATGGTGTTTACATATGAATCCTGGCTACCATCTCCATCTGTATCTTGGTATCTTTTTACAAGCGTTTCATTAGATGTGGAATCAAAATAAAAATTAACAATATAATCATTTTTAAGGTCCAAAATCTTATCCACCGTTGTATCCTCTCTGATGTTGCTGTTTTGTAGATAGGGATCCACAAAATACCAGAGATTATGCATCTTCCCCACCCAATCTATCTCCGTGGAACCAAAGGTCTTTTTTGGGAAATAGACAGCCTGAAGCAGATTTGCACCGCTTCCTTCACTGGAGGCAAGTATAGATACTGCACTACCTGTTGAAATCCTTCTGAGGAGATCCAATACAACGGTGGCAATCCTTTCCTTTAACTCTGTGGCGCTATCTGCCTTGAAAAAGGTATCTGGCACACCATCTCCGTTTTTATCCCAATCTGGCTGAGATGCAGGAATATTAGTGCATGAACTACCTCTACCGCAATTGGAAATAGTGCAACAATCATCAACAGGTCCACATATGCCGTCAGGATATCCACTTGTTCCACCTGGCCAGGTGTTGTTCCTGTCAAAGGCGCCATACATAGCCACATTTTTCAATGACCTCTCACCTGTGCCACCCAGCCATAGACCTATAGTATAGACTGATTCTACATAACTACTTATGCCTGTTGGTTGATTGGTATATCCTTTTTTATGCATCCAGTAGGCAGGAACCACAGGGTCAGGTGATTCTGATTCTTGATCGTCGCTTATTTTACAATAAGAACTAACAGGGAAGCCTCCCCTGTTCCACTGGCCATCTGATAAAAGGAGGACAAAATTTTTGGCGCAAGGGACAAGCTCAAACTCATTTCCCTGGCAGTTTCCGTCATTGTTTTTATCAAAACATCTATACATAGGGTTCTTCCATTCGGCTCCTACGCCTGATTGTGGTTGAGGGCCACCGTATTTTGCATCATTCTGGGCCAAATAATTTAAGGCATCCCACATGGCAGGTCCTGTTGGTGTTGCGCCACCTGTTGATTCATCATTTATGGCAGTTATTACATTCTTATAAGGATTAACCCCGTCATAGCTTGCAGAAGCAGTAAAATCACCTACGTAAACAGTTCTTTGAACCCCTGAACTATTAAAAAACATGGCTCCTATAATAGGCTTTGGTGAAAAATCTTTAAGCTGAAATAAAAGACCACCCTTAGTTCCAGTTATTCTCTCCCATAGTGCCTTAACCAATGTAACACCGTCTGCTCCCTTGAGTGTGCATCCCGCGCTATCACAACTCAACTGGACATCAGGGTATACCTCAGGATCACAGCTTCTGATGGAATTGTTACAGCTTTCCGGCTTACCACCTGTTAATGCCCATCTTACTATATCAATCCTCCTCATATATTTATAATTTAGATAATTTCCTGAATCTACGTTACAATCTCCAGAAAGCGCCCATGATGAACAACAAGCATATCTTGTTGAACTACATCCGTGTGTGCCCATGGGATCACAATAATCGTAACCAAAGGTGCTTCTTTTACACACCCAACTTGTGCATGTTCTTGTGCATGGGACACCAGAAGGTGTTGTCTCCACCCAAAGGCATGATGATGTAGAAGGGTCACAATATGTCACTCCATCAGATGGATTAACAGGTTTATAGTATTTTGTAGGGTCAAAATATCCTTCATAAACTATGGAGGCATTATATGTTCCATTATCGCACGATGTCCCGCTTGTAATAGATGAATATGCACACCAGCCCATACTACCACTGGTATCAATAAGTAAGAGCAGATTGGGGTCTACAGGTGTGCCTATAGATGAAGGCATCTGACAGTAATCACCCATTGCCTGTGCCTGTGTCAATGAAGGGTTAAATATGATAATTAAGGCAATAAATACAATAATAAAGTAACCTTTCATCTTTACCATCTTTACCTCTCAAGGACTATTGAATGAAGTCTCTTAGAGTCACATACAGGGCTGTCTATGGCAAATTGAAGCCTCCTTCCTACCATAGAACTATCGAGGTCATCCTTGGCATAATCGGGAAATTTAAAATTCCACAAACCTTTACAGTTTTCGCTGGTTACCTGAACCCTCACAATACCTGTTATAGGGTCTACGGCTTTTATTATCCCTGTTAGATTGAGTTTCTCCTGTGAAAATGATGTTCTTGGAAAAGAAATCAATATGAATAAAATGGCAAAAAATACAAATACTTTTGAAAATGATTTAATCCTATCCATAAAACCCCCTCATAACCTTTTTTTGTTGGCTATGGTCTCAATATATTCAGAACTGCTATTGTTAACACCTTACCATAAAAAATATATATAATTGCGGCAAGGGATAGAAATGGTCCAAAAGGTATGGCATATTTGGCACCCTTGCCTTTTATGAGCATTACAGGAACACCTACAATAGTCCCCAAGAAAGAACCTGCTATGAGACTAAACACAGCACCCTTTATGCCACAGAATGCACCTATCATACCTATAAGTTTTATATCACCTCCACCCATACCTTCTATCTTTCTTAAAAGTTGGTATCCATAGGCGATTATAAAAAGCACACCACCACCTAATAATACCCCGATAAGGGCATCAAGAAAACCGAAATTATGTCTGAAAAAGGATAAAACAAGGCCAGCTGCCAAACCACCGAGGCTTAAAAGGTCGGGTATAATCTGAAATTCCAGGTCAATAAAGGATATAATTATAAGGATAGAAACAAAGAACAACAATACGGCAAATTCCATATTCAAGCCAGTAACCCTATAAACCATTAGATATAGTAAAGCCGTTATAGTTTCTACTATAGGATATTTAATTGATATCTTTGAACTACAATTACGGCATCTGCCTTTCAGGATTATGTAGCTTAAGATGGGTATATTGTCAAAATATTTTATGGGTTTTTCACAATTGGGGCAGAATGAGCTTGGCTTGATAATAGATTTATTACGAGGAAGCCTATAAATACACACGTTTAGAAAGCTTCCTACAATAGCACCAAAAATAAACACAATTATACTCATAGATATATTTATAAACTATTATCAAAGATAATTCTATGACAAATGTCACATTATTTTTTTCAAAACGAGAGCGTTGCAAAATAAGACAAAGGCCTTAGAAGATGGAGATATTTTTTTAAAATCTAAACGATTTAGCAAAATATCAAGTGTTAGTAACATGTTTCAAATGCCTCAAGTTCAGGCGGGAAAGCCAATAAAAAAGGGGGCTAAAAAGCCCCCCTCTTAAGAATTAAACTTATTAGCCCTTTGGTATGTAAGAGGCATCGATAGTCCCACCCCATGTCCATCTACCTGTTGACCAATCAGGGGTAAGGGTAAGTGTTCCTGTAAGACCACTGATTGTAGATGTAGCTGTAATTACAGCGTTTGCGTCCGTTGTATATGTGGCATACTGGGTCTGTGGTTCTACACCAAACGTGGTTTTAATGGCAGCTGCATCAGAGCAGGCAGGGAATGTAGTGCTGGTGTTCTCTGTATAGTATGCTATAATGGCATTTTTGACAGCGCCCATACTGTTTATAACACCAGAGAGTTTGGATTTCTTTGTGTATCCTGTATATGCAGGAATAGCAATTGCAGCCAGGATACCGATGATAGCTATGACTATTAATAGCTCAATCAATGTAAAACCTTTACTATTTCTTTGAACCTTAAACATAAAACACCTCCTTAATATTTAAAAAATTACTACGATTTTTATTATAACATTCTTTTTTATTTTGTAAACAATTTTTTAAAAAATATTTCTTATTCAAAAAAGACTTCTATATAATCAATTCTTTGGTATATATGAATTATCCACAGTCCCACCCCATGTCCATCTACCTGTTGACCAATCAGGGGTAAGGGTAAGTGTTCCTGTAAGACCACTGATTGTAGATGTAGCTGTAATTACAGCGTTTGCGTCCGTTGTATATGTGGCATACTGGGTCTGTGGTTCTACACCAAACGTGGTTTTAATGGCAGCTGCATCAGAGCAGGCAGGGAATGTAGTGCTGGTGTTCTCTGTATAGTATGCTATAATGGCATTTTTGACAGCACCCATACTGTTTATAACACTTGTAAGTCTTGATTTCTTAGCATAATTAGAATAGGCAGGAATCGCTATAGCAGCAAGTATACCTATAATTGCTATGACTATTAATAGCTCGATCAATGTAAAACCTTTATTTTTTTTAAAACTTAACATAATAATACCTCCAATTAGCGAAAACAAATTATTTAAATATAATTTAAATAATTATGAATTTGATTAATTCTATTATTTAATATGCAGCATGTCAACTTCATAAGCAAAATATTAAAAAAACCAAAAAAAGATTAGATCTGTCTTTTGGGTTTATAAAGTTTATGTATTGGGGCACATCTGTGGGATCCCTGCAGTAAATTCTTTAGATTATGAGAGAAATCAAAAAAATATTTCATATTATTTTAGACCTTTGCTATATTTTGAAAAGGTCAAAGCTATGTTTAAAACATTTAAATATTTATTTCTATTGACGCTAATCCCATTTTTGTATTTCTCGCCTATGTTGACAGGTGAAAAGATTTTTGTAACAGGAGATTTGGGATTTTATTTTCTTCCTCCTAAATTTTTATGGGTTCAATTAATAAAATTATATACAATACCTTTTTGGAACCCTCATAATTATTCTGGTATACCTCTTATAGCGACACTGCAATCTGGTGTATTTTATCCGCCTCATATTTTATATCTTTTTTTGCCGTTTAACTTGGCATGGAATTGGTTGATAATATTACACTTTGTTCTTGTAGGTATAGGCATGTTTAAGCTGGCAAGTTATATTAGAATATCAAAGAAAGGTTCTTTAATAAGCGGAATGGTATTTATGCTATCGGGTTATCTGTTTTCTAATCACAGTCAGGTATCTTTTCTTTTTGCAATTGCGTGGCTCCCACTAATAATATTTAATTGTCTTAAATTTATAAACAATACCGAAAAAAAAATTTTAGTAACCATTTCAATTTTATTATCATTTCAATTTTTTGCCGGTGCACCAGAAATCAGCATCATTTCCATTGTATTGACAGGATTTTTTATCTTTTTTGAGCCATTAGCAATAGACAACAATAATAAACACTTTGTATCCAAAACAAAATCATTTATTTTGGTTTTATGTCTTTTTTTTCTTTTATCTTCTATCCAATTACTACCTTTTTATGAATTAAAAACATATAGTATAAGGGCAAGTGGTTTAAGTTTTGAGGAGGCAACAACCTGGTCTCTCAAGGGATGGGATTTTTTACAATTCTTCATGCCAGGCCCTATTGATTACTATGTCGATGAAAAATCTTACTGGCTAAAGCAATCCTATCTGAAATCTCTTTATATTGGCTCAATACCTTTATTTTTATCTTTTTTATACTTTATTTCATTCAATAAAGAAAGGATCTTTTTTTTAATTCTTTTATCAATATCTATTTTATTGGCCCTTGGTAATGCCACATTCATTTACAAAATTCTTCATAATATCCCAATTTTCAATAGTATTAGATATCCTGTAAAATTTATTCTTATATTCTTTTTTGTTATTGCGCTAACAGCCGGATATGGTTTAGATATTCTAAAGGATTCTTTCAATTGCCAAAAAAATAAAAAAATAAAAATAGCTATTTATAGCTATCTGATAATCAGTTTAATTAGTCTCATAATCTTTCTTATTATGTGCATCTTTCCTGAAATATCTTATAATATTATAGATTCTTTCAGAAACTATCTGCCTAATTTAGAAGACAACAATAAAAATTTTGTCTATATTAAGAGGTTTTCAATCTTTAATATATTTTTTGGCTTTATTCTCTTTTTATTTATTCATTCAAAAGGGAAAGCTATTTTTTTAGACATATTAATATTTGTTTTAATTGCAGATTTATTTTTAATAAATTTTGGTCATTATAAAAAAGCCACTTGGTCATCTTTTGGAGACAAGGACAGACTTAACAAATATGAATTTTTATTAAAACAACAGGAAACAGCAAGATATTTTATTACACCATCAACTTTTAAAACTTTCTTCATAACAGATATACACACCAGACTCTCCTTTCCTTTCCATTTTGATTCTATGACAGGGTTATATTCTGTAACTGGGAATGAGGTTCTTGAAATAAAAAATTATAAAATATTCCGCAGCCTTTTAAACAATCCACAATCGCCTGAATGTGCAAAGAAACTTCTTTATTTAGCAGGGGTTAAATATATAATAACCTCTGAAAGGTTTGATGATAGAAGCACTAAAGCCCTGAATTTAAAAATGTTGAAGACTGATAGAATAATAGATAAAGATATATATTTTTACGAATTTTTATCTTTTGCAGGAAGGTTCATTTTATTCTATTCTGCCCATTTTATGTCCGATGAAAATGAAATAATAAAAAGCCTCTATTCTGTAAATAATGATCCTCAAAAAGCTCTTTTAATATCTTCAAAAGAAAATAAAATAGAAACATATCCTGAAGGTAATGGCCATATAAAATTAATATCTTACACACCAAATAAGATTGTTTTGCACACACAAACAGATAACGATGCCTTTTTATATTTAAGCGATACCTGGTATCCTGGCTGGAAGGCATATGTAGATAAGGAAGAAAAAGAAATTTACAGGGCAAACCTTACATTCAGGGCCATTAAACTGCCGAAAGGAAACCATGAAATAATATTTAAATATAAACCTATGTCATTCTATATCGGTGCTATTTTAACCCTTTTAGGCATCCTTTTATCCATAGGGCTGGTTTTAAAAGATAAAAAACTGACTCGAAAAAAAGAATAATAGAAAGAGATTTCCCTTTGTGGAAGATCTCAGTTAATTTCTGATCCCCTTTATTTGCTTCTAATGATATTTTTGCCTTGAATACTGCTTTTGTGGTTTCTTCCATAGTAAAACAGGTTTATCAAGTAAACTACGTAGGGTGCATAAGAACTCTGGAATAGATTAAAGAGAATATAAGGACTATTTGGAATGTAATAATGAGAAATGAAGCCTATTTGAAAAAAACAAAGCCGTAATATTACCTATACATCTGTAAAATTCAGTCTTTGCCTTTTCCTTTATTGATTCACCCACTTTTATTGCAAATCTGGATAGATAATAATCAAATACCTGTTTCTCCAGTTCCTGTGCGTAGTTTATATTTTCAGTAT
This is a stretch of genomic DNA from Syntrophorhabdaceae bacterium. It encodes these proteins:
- a CDS encoding PilC/PilY family type IV pilus protein, with product MVKMKGYFIIVFIALIIIFNPSLTQAQAMGDYCQMPSSIGTPVDPNLLLLIDTSGSMGWCAYSSITSGTSCDNGTYNASIVYEGYFDPTKYYKPVNPSDGVTYCDPSTSSCLWVETTPSGVPCTRTCTSWVCKRSTFGYDYCDPMGTHGCSSTRYACCSSWALSGDCNVDSGNYLNYKYMRRIDIVRWALTGGKPESCNNSIRSCDPEVYPDVQLSCDSAGCTLKGADGVTLVKALWERITGTKGGLLFQLKDFSPKPIIGAMFFNSSGVQRTVYVGDFTASASYDGVNPYKNVITAINDESTGGATPTGPAMWDALNYLAQNDAKYGGPQPQSGVGAEWKNPMYRCFDKNNDGNCQGNEFELVPCAKNFVLLLSDGQWNRGGFPVSSYCKISDDQESESPDPVVPAYWMHKKGYTNQPTGISSYVESVYTIGLWLGGTGERSLKNVAMYGAFDRNNTWPGGTSGYPDGICGPVDDCCTISNCGRGSSCTNIPASQPDWDKNGDGVPDTFFKADSATELKERIATVVLDLLRRISTGSAVSILASSEGSGANLLQAVYFPKKTFGSTEIDWVGKMHNLWYFVDPYLQNSNIREDTTVDKILDLKNDYIVNFYFDSTSNETLVKRYQDTDGDGSQDSYVNTINIEEVKNLWEAGKVLFERNVSTSPRSIYTQLSGSLVNFSTSNAAALQSYLNVGSLTDTQDLINYVHGIDKSGYRNRTVTISSITGTWKLGDIINSTPRIQSFSPVNTYHQNPPNGYNDATYYEFVNQNSYKNRGVAYVGANDGMLHAFYLGNLKQNWSGKGQYERGKLEGSDLGKEIWAFIPKHALPYLKYFAAEDYCHLYYVDSSTFLVDASINGNDNDTKTVNSWRTILIGGMGFGGATRNYGSSCTDCIKTPVSDLGYSSYFAIDVTDPDNPVLLWEFSHSELGMSTSGPAIIRVGDYSKNGKWYVVFASGPTGPINTAYRQFLGKSDQQLRLFVLDLKTGNLERKIDTGITNAFGGSIINSTLDIDKGNTSSSGFYKDDVVYIGYTKCADSPCTSSSTWTKGGVIRLLTKESENVGNWVVNSVIDNIGPVTAAVAKLQDRNNGKLWLYFGTGRYFYKMGTNIDDPGSTSDSTTIRRVYGLKEPCYSSSNTLDTSCSSSVTESNLKNQTSSPSSTLDSIYSGWYINLDQPDSTNLQERVITDPLAIFSGVVFFTTFRPSADICAVGGNTYIWAVDYKTGGGATGLLGKGLLQVSTGEIKELQLSSAFSEKEGRRTSAITGMPPRGQGLSVVIGPRPMKKIIHIKER
- a CDS encoding prepilin-type N-terminal cleavage/methylation domain-containing protein, which codes for MKMKKICNKKGFTLIELLVALTILAIIVAISSDTFKNVLKQAGQEMGIISTQMDSFIGFGILVYDIEHAGYGLPESYKTSINYNEASTSPSSTYNDAPTGVPRPFVLGNNAGLNNSDYLVIKSLVAATNNACTKWTYITFENKPVPKQWSSSSQNLNNGNRVIVIKPPKDIYSSNELIVDADGNFYTNFNATSFSSNFSPQNSGERYMIYGVDTSTDLRMPFNRTDYYIKIPTTSSVPKRCASNTGILYKAVVNQSDGNLVEMPILDCVADMQVIFALDNNEDGIAETYSNSLSGLSATTIRKRVKEVRVYILTHDGGKDNYYTYPTSTITVGEFGQGRDFNLPSIIGTGWQNYRWKQHILVIKPKTL
- a CDS encoding pilin, whose product is MFKVQRNSKGFTLIELLIVIAIIGILAAIAIPAYTGYTKKSKLSGVINSMGAVKNAIIAYYTENTSTTFPACSDAAAIKTTFGVEPQTQYATYTTDANAVITATSTISGLTGTLTLTPDWSTGRWTWGGTIDASYIPKG
- a CDS encoding GspH/FimT family pseudopilin; this encodes MKRDKGFSLIELMVVVIIVGILAGISVFGYRNFVMKNEINNQTRAIYSDLIKLRLMAMRSNRMTFMELTSNDYIGYVDTNENEVLDTGTDAVVLRAQKNPDVLFTSHGQFVHPITASGGGFISFNARGYSNTTTTVCIYSKVNPTYDCIKVSRTKINMGKIKNQSSGCNDANCETQ
- a CDS encoding prepilin peptidase; translation: MSIIVFIFGAIVGSFLNVCIYRLPRNKSIIKPSSFCPNCEKPIKYFDNIPILSYIILKGRCRNCSSKISIKYPIVETITALLYLMVYRVTGLNMEFAVLLFFVSILIIISFIDLEFQIIPDLLSLGGLAAGLVLSFFRHNFGFLDALIGVLLGGGVLFIIAYGYQLLRKIEGMGGGDIKLIGMIGAFCGIKGAVFSLIAGSFLGTIVGVPVMLIKGKGAKYAIPFGPFLSLAAIIYIFYGKVLTIAVLNILRP
- a CDS encoding prepilin-type N-terminal cleavage/methylation domain-containing protein, producing the protein MKRNNKGFTLTEVLVAITILTIGMLGALEGLLLYTQYNLNNLCRDESIKIAEQKMNELRNISYTSLTSGSATVTRKIKNFERTFNVEWSVAAMSGNSSSVEVSVSWKITNKVWNHSVRSIINRG